From a single Papaver somniferum cultivar HN1 unplaced genomic scaffold, ASM357369v1 unplaced-scaffold_19, whole genome shotgun sequence genomic region:
- the LOC113338751 gene encoding transcriptional repressor ILP1-like — MSNRGKNFRRRSEDDNDESATTAATAPTTTTTTKKPPQSAPKKPAAPKPKLLSFADEEGEEESPFTRPAKPKKSTSSSSFLSKSSTHKITSMKERISSSASTHTSSSSNVQPQAGEYTKERLLELQKNTRTIGSSSRPPPPPSSEPKIVLKGLIKPIYEEEKKKNDNDKELDRMDVDDAETRLGSMGIGGEGDKDLIPDQATINAIRAKRERLRQSRAPAGDYISLDAGSNHGEAEGISDEEPEFQTRIALIGDKSSNVGVTKGVFEDGRKLIKEVPIDLRNGGELVEEIVDDEEDEDDKIWEEEQCRKGRGVSNSAVPVVVAAKKNLSQQQQQQQSYAYQEGEYQPGHNVLSGLNIGGSAGVMKKLLSIPQQATVASQAMRESLQRLKETHGRTMSALDRNDENMSAALSNIIDLENSLTHADEKFVFMQKLQDFVSVICDFLQHKAPYIEELEEQMQKLHEERAIAVLERRTADNADEMIEIEAPLSAATLEHSKGSSIEAVINAAQLVSSKTREQTNLPVKLDELGRDMNLQKRMEVKRRAEARKRRKARSEAKRMSAVGDDFAYHHIEGESSTDESDSESTSYKSNREMLLQTSEQIFNDAEEEFSKLALVKEKFETWKKRFFSSYRDAYMSLSVPAIFSPYVRLELLKWDPLHEESDFYDMQWHSLLFDYGLPEHGGDVNPDDADANLVPGLVEKVALPILHHDIAHCWDMLSTRGTKNVVSATNLVINYVPATSKAVGDLISAIHSRLADAVANITVPTWSTVVIKAVPDAARIAAYRFGMAIRLFKNICLWKDILSNSIIEQLALDELLSGKVLPHLRSIKPNIHDAITRTERIVASLNGVWSGSSVTMERSYKLQPLVDYVLTLGKTLEKKHASGVSETETSGLARRLKKMLVDLNEYDKARAILRTFQLKEAL; from the exons atGAGCAACAGAGGCAAAAATTTCCGTCGCCGCTCTGAAGACGACAACGATGAATCCGCCACCACCGCAGCGACGgctccaacaacaacaaccaccaccaaGAAACCACCACAATCCGCCCCCAAAAAACCAGCAGCACCAAAACCAAAACTCCTCAGTTtcgcagatgaagaaggagaagaagaatctCCATTCACTCGTCCTGCAAAACCTAAAAAAtccacttcatcatcatcttttcTCAGTAAATCATCGACTCACAAAATCACCTCCATGAAAGAACGaatctcttcatctgcttcaacTCATACTTCATCATCTTCGAATGTTCAACCACAAGCAGGTGAGTACACAAAGGAAAGACTCTTAGAATTACAGAAGAATACTAGAACAATAGGTAGTTCATCTCGTCCACCACCTCCTCCTTCTTCAGAACCTAAAATTGTTTTAAAAGGTTTAATTAAACCTATctatgaagaagagaagaagaagaatgataaTGATAAAGAATTAGATAGAATGGATGTTGATGATGCAGAAACTAGGTTAGGATCGATGGGAATTGGAGGTGAGGGGGATAAAGACTTGATTCCAGATCAAGCAACGATTAATGCAATTAGGGCAAAACGGGAGAGGCTTCGGCAGTCACGTGCACCGGCGGGTGATTATATAAGTTTGGATGCTGGTAGTAATCATGGAGAAGCTGAAGGGATAAGTGATGAGGAGCCTGAATTTCAAACAAGGATTGCATTAATTGGGGATAAGAGTAGTAATGTTGGCGTGACTAAGGGGGTTTTTGAGGATGGGAGGAAATTGATTAAGGAGGTACCTATTGATTTGAGGAATGGTGGGGAGTTGGTGGAAGAAattgttgatgatgaggaagatgaagacGATAAGATTTGGGAGGAGGAACAATGTAGGAAAGGTAGAGGAGTTAGTAATAGTGCTGTTccagttgttgttgctgctaagAAGAATTtgtcgcagcagcagcagcagcaacaaagttATGCATATCAAGAGGGTGAGTATCAGCCTGGGCACAATGTTTTGTCAGGTCTTAACATTGGAGGATCTGCTGGTGTGATGAAAAAGCTGTTGTCGATTCCTCAACAAGCTACTGTCGCCAGCCAAGCTATGCGTGAGAGCCTTCAGAGGCTCAAG GAAACTCACGGAAGAACCATGTCAGCGCTGGATAGGAATGATGAGAATATGTCTGCAGCACTTTCTAACATCATTGATcttgaaaattccttaacacaCGCTGATGAGAAGTTTGTCTTCATGCAAAAGCTTCAGGACTTTGTTTCGGTTATATGTGACTTTTTACAG CATAAGGCTCCTTATATAGAGGAACTTGAAGAACAAATGCAGAAACTTCATGAGGAACGTGCAATAGCTGTTTTAGAAAGGAGGACAGCTGATAATGCTGATGAAATGATAGAAATAGAAGCACCTTTGAGTGCGGCAACGTTGGAACATAGTAAAGGCAGTAGCATTGAAGCAGTGATCAATGCTGCACAGCTGGTATCTTCTAAAACAAGGGAGCAAACTAACCTGCCGGTTAAGTTGGACGAACTTGGTCGGGACATGAACCTACAAAagcggatggaagtaaaacgtagGGCTGAAGCCCGAAAGCGTAGGAAGGCCCGTTCGGAGGCAAAGAGAATGTCTGCTGTTGGAGATGATTTTGCGTACCATCATATTGAAGGAGAGTCCAGTACTGATGAAAGTGACTCGGAAAGTACGTCATACAAGTCTAACCGTGAAATGCTGCTTCAGACTTCAGAGCAAATATTCAATGATGCAGAAGAAGAATTTTCAAAACTTGCTCTTGTCAAAGAGAAGTTCGAAACATGGAAAAAGCGTTTCTTCTCAAGTTACCGCGATGCTTATATGTCTCTAAGCGTGCCTGCTATCTTCTCTCCATATGTGAGACTAGAGCTTCTTAAGTGGGATCCGCTCCATGAAGAATCCGACTTTTATGATATGCAATG GCACTCTCTTCTGTTTGATTATGGGTTGCCAGAACATGGAGGTGACGTTAACCCGGATGATGCTGATGCTAATCTCGTACCAGGACTAGTGGAAAAAGTTGCACTTCCAATTTTGCATCATGATATTGCACATTGCTGGGATATGCTCAGTACTAGGGGGACGAAAAATGTTGTTTCCGCCACAAACTTGGTTATTAATTATGTTCCAGCTACCAGTAAGGCAGTTGGGGATTTAATATCTGCTATACACTCTCGACTAGCTGACGCTGTTGCCAACATTACT GTTCCAACATGGAGTACAGTTGTGATAAAAGCTGTTCCTGATGCCGCACGAATTGCTGCATATCGATTTGGCATGGCTATTCGTTTGTTTAAGAACATTTGTTTGTGGAAAGATATTCTTTCTAATTCAATTATAGAGCAGCTGGCTCTTGATGAGCTCCTGAGTGGAAAAGTTCTGCCTCATTTGCGCAGCATCAAACCAAATATTCATGATGCAATTACGAGAACGGAGAGAATAGTTGCATCCTTAAATGGTGTGTGGTCTGGTTCCAGTGTCACAATGGAGCGCAG CTACAAGTTGCAGCCATTGGTGGATTATGTGTTAACACTTGGGAAGACACTTGAAAAGAAGCACGCATCAGGGGTGAGTGAGACTGAGACTAGTGGGCTTGCTCGTCGACTGAAAAAGATGCTTGTTGATCTTAATGAATATGACAAAGCCAGGGCTATTTTAAGAACCTTTCAACTCAAAGAGGCTCTGTGA